The nucleotide window CTTCCGCTTTACTGAAGAGGAGGAAGCCTTTGTCTTAGCGTTCTTGCCCTCAAGGAAGCCATTGGTATAGGGATAGTCGAAGTAGTTGAGGATATCCTCGCGCCAGGTTTGCAGTGTGGTTTCTCCCCAAGATACAAAGGTCGGTGGGTGCTTTC belongs to Dehalococcoidia bacterium and includes:
- a CDS encoding transposase; translated protein: KHPPTFVSWGETTLQTWREDILNYFDYPYTNGFLEGKNAKTKASSSSVKRKPIALPGSS